AGGGATTGTTTGTCAGGCAGTCAGCCTGAAGTGATACGAACCACCGGGTAGCGCAACAGGCACGAACAACAGTTGAAGAAGAGGCAAGACAAGCATGGCATCGATCTCCTCCCTTGGCATCGGCTCCAATCTGAACCTGAACACCCTGCTCGAGCAATTGCAGACGGCGGAGCAGGCACCGTTGACTGCGATTACAGCACGGGCCAAGAGCTATCAGACTAAGTTGTCGGCCTACAGCCAGGTACAGAGTGTGCTGACAGCCTATCAAGCTTCCGCCAAGAAGCTGGCCGATGCTTCGTCCTTCGGCGTGGTGAAGGCTTCGCTGAACACCACAGACATCATGACGGTCAGCACTGCCAGCAACGCGGTGCCGGGCAACTATGACATCACTGTGAGCAACTTGGCGACCGCGCAATCGCTGGTAAGTGGCAACGTAGCCGACCAGAAAACTGCGATCGGCGGCGGAGAGATCGTCTTCCAGTTTGGCGAGGCGCTGGCAAGCGGCGGCACGGCTACCAGCACAAAGAAGGTAGCCGTACCTGCCGGCGCCACACTGGAAGGAGTGCGCGACGCCATCAATAAGGCCGGCATCGGCGTGACCGCCAGCATCATCAACGACGGCAGCAGCAATCCGTACCGTCTGGTGCTAACGTCGGACAAGACCGGTACCCAGGCCACCATGAAGGTGTCCTCCGCCGATACGGCCCTGAATGACCTGGTTGGCTTCGACCCGGACCCTCTGGCCACCGACAACAAGATGGAACAGAAGGTTCCTCCGGCAAACGCCACGCTGAAAATCAACGGCATTGACGTCGTCAGCCAGAGCAATACCGTGGTAGACGCCGCTCAGGGCGTGACGATGACCCTGACCAAGGCCGGCACGACCTCACTCACCATTACCCGCGACAATGCTGCGATCAAGTCGACGATCCAGGCCTTTGTCACCGCGTACAACAATATCCAGTCCACGGCAAAATCGCTGACCGCTTTCGACACCGACTCTGGGACCTCCGCTGCCTTGACTGGCGATGGCACGTTGCGCAATATCCAGGCGCGACTGCGCGGCATGCTTGGGGGCGCCACGTCTGACGGGAATGGCGGGTCGCTCACCCTCATCGATATCGGTGTCACGTTCAACAAGGACGGCACCATGGCAGTGGATGACGGCAAGCTGACCAAGGCCATCAGTAACAACCTGGCCGGCGTGACCGCGATGTTCTCGGGTACCGGCGACACGACCAGCCTGGGCAAGCAAGTCACGGATTTCGTTGACAGCCTTTCGACCACCAACGGTGCACTTAAGGTAGCGCAGGATGGCATCACCAACACGCTCAAGGACCTGGAAGACGACTACACGCGTGTTGAAGACCGCGTCAATTCGACCATTGAACGTTACAAGACCCAGTTCACGCAACTGGACATGCTGGTCGCCCAAATGAACCGCACCAGCAGCTATCTGACCCAGCAGTTCGACGCCCTCAAGGCTCAGACCAGCAAGTAATCATTAAGGAAACGTGCCATGTTCGCCCGCCAAGCCATCAACGCCTACGCCCAGGTTGGCGTCCAGACCGGCGCCATGAGCGCCAGCCCGCACAAGCTCATCACGATGCTGTATGACGGCGCCCGCGCCGCCATCGCGCGCGCGAAATTCCACCTGGAAGGCGGCAGCATTGCCGAACGCGGCACCGCCATCTCCAAAGCCATCGACATCATCGACAACGGCCTGCGCGCCGTACTCGACCACGACGCCGGCGGCGAGATCTCCGCCAACCTCGAATCCCTCTACGAATACATGGTCCGCCGCCTGATGCTGGCCAACCTGCGCGGCGACGCGGCCTTGCTGGCCGAGGTGGATGCCCTGCTGGAAAGCCTGGCCTCGGCCTGGGCGCAGATCGACGAGCCGCAACCCGCCTGACAGGACAACTGAAATGGCCCCCTATTCCCCCATCGTCACCTGCTACGAAGCCATCCTGGCCCTGTCGTCCCGCATGCACGACGCCGCCCAGGCGGCCGACTGGGACACAGTCACCGGGCTGCAGCGCAGCTACCTGGAACAGGTCGAGCACCTGCGCCAGCTCGACCATGAGACTCCGTTCTCCGATGCCGAGCGCATGCGCCGCTACCAGTTGCTGGACCGCATCCTCACCTACGATGCCCGCATCCGCGAGCTGGCCATGCCGGAGCTGAAGAAGCTCGGCGACATGCTGACCAGTTCGCGCCGCCAGGTGGAGCTCAAGTCGGCGTACGGCGCAATGGCCTGAGCAGCAACCAGACAGATGCCGCGCGCCAGCACCGGCGCGCTTTCCCCGCCGGACCACACACGCGCACGGCCCTGCGCCGCGCCGCCTTTTCCCGCTGCTTCCTGAACCATGACCGGCATCCTCCTGCCGCCAGGCCTGGCACCCGGTCAGGCCCCGGACCCGCAATCGCTGCGCACGGCAATCGCCGTCGACAAGCTCGCGGCACTGCAGCCCGTGCCCGCAGCCACGGAATCGAATGTCCGGAATTCCACCGGCCAGGCGATCCGCCACAGCCAGCACGCCGGCGGCGCCAGTGGCATGCCGGCGCAGGCCGCGCTGCTGCCGGGCACGTCCACGCGTGAATCGCTGAGCAGCGCCGCGCGCGCGATCCTGGCGGTCATGGAGGGCGCCGAGCCGCAGCCGGTCAAGCCGGGCACGCCCTTGTTGCCCGCACCGCCGGCCGCCGGCTCGATGCAGGCCGCCGCGGCGGCGCTGGCGAATGCGGTGGGGCAAAGCGGGCTGTTCTATGAGTCGCACCTGGCGCAGTGGGTGAGCGGTGCTCGCCCTCTGTCGGCCATCCTGCAGGAGCCGCAGGCCGGCGTGCCGCGTCCGGCATCGCAGGCGGCACCCGGGCAGCCATCCGCCGCGCAGCCGCAGGCTTCTGCCTCAGCCAGGTTGACCTACAACGGGTCGGCCAGCGGTGACGTGCCTCGCATCAGCGCACCGCCCCTGCTGCCAGCCTCGCAGGTCCTGGCCGAAGCGCTGGCCTCGCCCCGCAATCCGCGCGTGGCGCACAGCCACGTGCCTTCCGAGCAGGGTGTTCGCCAGGGGACCGGCTCCACCGCCGTGTATAGCCATGATGCCGATACGCCGGCTCAGCGCCCATCCACCGGCATGCTGGCGACGCAGGCCTACCAGGCCACCGCGGATGCCGCGCGCCCGGCGGCTGCCGAGCCGATGGCAGCGCATGCGGCGCACACCGGCGATACCGACAGCATCGCCAGCGAAGCGGCCCGGCAAGCGGCGCCAGCCGGACCGGCGATTCATCCTGCGACCGAGGGCGTGGTGCGGCAGCAGCTCGAACTGCTCGCCACGCAGCAGTTCCGCTTCGCCGGCGAAGCCTGGCCTGGCGCAGCCATGGAGTGGGACATCCGGCGTACGGACCCCGATGCGAATGGCCTGGGGCCTGACGACACGATCCGGCCATGGTCGAGCCGGATCCGGCTGCAGTTGCCCAGCCTTGGCACCGTCGACGCGCTGCTGACGCTGGGCCCGAGCGGACTGGAAGCGCGTGTCGCCACCGGCGAGACCGATATCGCCGCGCGCCTGATCGCGGCGCGGCCGCTGTTGCGCAGCCGGCTGGAAGCACAAGGGATCCCGCTGCAGCGGCTCAATATCCAGACCCAGGACGACCTGATTGCCGGAGCCGCGTCATGAGCGACGGCGCAGCAGACCGCGGCGCGGCCATCGCGCTCAGCTACCAGCACAACAACCCGGCACCGCGCGTGGTGGCCAAGGGCTATGGCGTGGTGGCCGAGGCCATCATTGCCCGCGCGAAGGAAGCGGGCGTCTATATCCACGACTCGCCCACGCTGGTCAACCTGCTGATGCAGGTGGACCTGGACAGCCAGATCCCGCCGCAGCTGTATGTGGCGGTGGCGGAATTGCTGGCGTGGATCTATCAGCTGGAAGCTGGCGTGGACGCGGCCGGGCAAGAAGACTGACAGCGGCCAAACTGCAAGGGTTATCTACTCAAGCCTGCGACATGCGGAACCGCCTGCCATGGCCATTGCCTCATGCAGTCGCTCCCCTCTCCCGCGCAGTGGGAGAGGGGTGGGGGGAGAGGGCCGAAGCGTCCACGAAGTGAGGCGCCACCGTGCTTGACAAGCGCCGGCCCTCTCCCCCGGCCCCTCTCCCGCAGGCGGGAGAGGGGAGCAAACCAGCGGCATCGACGCTTTGTTCAGCAGTTTGAAGCCCTTGGTACTTGGGCTTTTTTATCGGATGACGCCGATCAGATCGGCATGCTCATCATCTCCTGATACGCCTGCACCAGCCGGTTCCGCACCTGCACCCCGGTCTGGAACGAGATATTCGCCTTCTGCAGGTCGATCATCACGTCATTGAGCGCCACCCCCGGCTTGCCCAGCTCGAAGGCCTCGGCCTGGCCATAGGCGCGCTCCTGTGCCGCATTGATCTTGCCCAGCGAGCGTTGCAGCTCGCTGGCGAAGCCGCCGCCGGCAACCGGTGCCGACTGGGTGGCGCTGTTGCCCGAGGCAACCTGTGACAGGCCGCGCAGTTGCTGCAGCATGCCCTCGATGGAAGAGATAGTGGTCATGGCGTGGTCAACGATTTTCAGCGGTTTGCAGAGTACCCGCCGCCACGCACCCGCCATGGCCCGAAATCGGGCGGAAAACCGGGTCTGTTTGCGGGATTGTCCTACTCAAGTCTGGCCGATCATTGCCACCGTGCCGGACAAGCGCGGGCAGCCGCCCAGCGTCGCTTTCCGGAACCTGCAGACCAACCATCGATCCGGGAGTACGCGTGTTTTCTCCGCAGCGTAATGTGAGCCGCGCCGTCAGCCGCGCCATGGGCCGCGCCGACGACCATGGCCGCCATCATCGCCCGAGCCGCCGCGAGCATCGCGGCGCCGGCGCAGGAGCACGCGCGTGACCGCGGCGGTTGCCATGCCCGGCCGGCCGGCCGAGGTGCTGGAGCGCCTCAAGGCCAATCCCAGGCTGCCGCTGATGCTGGGTGGCGCGGCGCTGGCCGCCGCCATCGCCGTGGGCGTGCTGTGGTCGCGCGCGCCCGACTACAAGGTGCTGTACAGCAACCTGTCCGAGCGCGACGGCGGCGCGGTGCTGCAGACGCTGCAGCAGATGAACGTGCCGTACAAGTTCGCCGAAGGCGGCGGCGCGGTGATGGTGCCGGCCGACAAGGTCCATGAGACGCGGCTGCGGCTGGCTTCGCAAGGGCTGCCCAAGAGCGGCACCGCGGGCATGGAGCTGATGGACAACCAGAAGTTCGGCATCAGCCAGTTTGCCGAACAGGTCAACTACCAGCGCGGGCTGGAAGGCGAGCTGGCGCGCTCGATCGAATCGATCGCCGCGGTGCAGTCGGCGCGCGTGCACCTGGCGATCCCCAAGCCGACGCTGTTCGTGCGCGAGCGCCAGAAGCCCACCGCCTCGGTCGTGCTGCAGCTGTACCCGGGCCGCGCCATCGATGAAGGCCAGGTCGCGGCGATCAGCCACCTGGTGTCGTCGAGCGTGCCGGAGCTGACGCCCAAGTCGATCTCGATCGTCGACCAGCACGGCAACCTGCTGTCGAATTCCGGCAACGAGCGCATGCTCGACGCCACCCAGCTCAAGTACGTGCAGGCGCTGGAGCAGAACTACCTGAAGCGCATCGAGGCGATCCTGGCGCCGATCGTCGGCAAGGACAACGTGCGTGCGCAGGTGACGGCCGACGTGGACTTCTCCATCGTCGAGCACACCGACGAGAGCTACAAGCCCAACCAGGATCCCACCCGCTCTGCCATCCGCAGCCAGCAGGTCAGCGAGTCGAGCCAGCAGGGCGCGACGCCGCCGGGCGGCGTGCCCGGCGCGCTGTCCAACCAGCCGCCCGCTGCCGCGGTCGCGCCGGTGACCACGCCGCAGACGCCGCGTGCGGGCCAGGCGCCCGGACAGGCCGGCGCACCCGCTGGCGGCCAAGCGGGCCAGGCAGGGCAACCGGGCCAGCAAGGCCAGGCCGCGCAAGGCGCGCAGGCCGGCACTGCCAATGGCCAGGCCGCCCCCGGCGGCCCGAGCAGCAACCGTCGCGACTCTACCGTCAACTACGAGCTGGACCGCACCGTGCGCCACGTGCAGCAGGCGCCGGGCGGCGTGCGCCGGCTGTCGGTGGCGGTAGTGGTGAACTACCGCCAGGTGGCCGATGCCAACGGCAAGATGGTGGCGCAGCCGCTGCCGCCGGCGCTGCTGGCGCAGATCCAGAACCTGACCCGGGAGGCGATGGGCTTCTCGTCCGATCGGGGCGACTCGATCAACGTGGTCAACAGCCCGTTCACCGTGGACCGCGAGGTCACGCCGGAAGTCCCGCTGTGGAAGCAACCTGAAATGATCGACCTGGCCAAGACCGGCGCGGGCTACCTGCTGCTGGCACTGCTGGCGCTGTTCGCGTGGTTCAAGGTGGCGCGCCCGATCCTGCGCCGCTACACCACGCCGCCGCTGCCGGCACCGGAAGCCAGGGACGAGACCGAGGCCGTGCTGCTGCCGCCGGAAGAGCCGGCCAATCCGGAAGTCCTGCGGCTTGCCGCCAAGTATGAAAGCGATCTCGCGCTGGTGCGCGACGCCGCACAGCGCGACCCGCGCCTGGTCGCCAGCGTGATCAAGAACTGGATTGCCAATGACAACCGCTAAGGCCATCTCCAAGGAAGTCTCCGCCGGCGGCCTGCAGAAGAGCGCCGTCCTGATGATGGCGATCGGCGAGGATGCCGCGGCCGAGGTGTTCAAGCACCTGTCGCAGCGCGAGGTGCAGGAACTGGGCGCGGCCATGGCCACGCTCAGCTCGGTCACGCGCGAGGAAATGGCCGACGTGCTGGGCGAGTTCCGCGCCGAGACCGAGCAATACCTGGCCCTGAACGTCGATTCCAGCGCCTTTATCCGCAGCGTGCTGAACAAGGCGCTGGGCGAGGAGCGCGCGCAGTCGGTGATCGAGGACATCCTGGAATCGCGCGATCCGGGCAGCGGCATCGACTCGCTCAACTGGATGGACGCGACCTCGATCGCCGAGCTGATCCGCGACGAGCACCCGCAGATCATCGCCACCATCCTGATCCACCTGGACCGCCAGAAGTCGTCGGAGGTGCTGGGCCTGTTCACCGACCGCCTGCGCAACGACGTGATCCTGCGGATCGCCACCTTCGGCGGCGTGCAGCCGGGCGCGCTGCAGGAGCTGACCGACGTGCTGACCAAGCTGCTGGCGGGCCAGAGCCTGAAGCGCAGCCGCATGGGCGGCGTACGCACCGCGGCGGAAATCATCAACCTGATGAGCACCGCGCACGAGGAGGCGGTCATCGACGGCGTGCGCCTGCACGACGGCGACCTGGCGCAGAAGATCATCGACGAGATGTTCCTGTTCGAGAACCTGCTGGAGGTCGACGACCGCGGCATCCAGCGCGTGCTCAAGGAAATCGCCACCGAGTCGCTCATCGTCGCGCTCAAGGGCGCGCCGTCGGAATTGCGCGACAAGTTCATCCGCAACATGTCCACGCGCGCCGGCGAGATGCTGCGCGAGGACCTGGATGCGCTCGGCCCGGTGCGCGTGTCGCAGGTCGAAGCCGAGCAAAAGGCCATCCTGCAGGTGGTAAGACGCCTGGCGGATGCGGGCGAAGTCCAGATCGGCGGAGGCGACGATGCCTATGTCTGATGCATTACCCGAGCGCGGCCTGAACACACAGAGCGCGCCGAACGCACTGAGCGCACGCCGCGTGGTGCGGGGCGATCCCCCTGACAGTGCGCCCGTCGGCGGCTTTGCGCCGTTCGAGCCGCCGCGCCGCGCGCGCGGTGGCGGCGCCGGCTGGCAGCGCTGGCAGATGGGCTCGCTCGACCCGCGCGATGCGCGCAGCAACGCGCCCGAGGCGCCTGCCGACCTCCTGCCGGCCGAGCCCGCGCCACCGCCGATCGATTTCGCGGCGCTGGATGCGATGCGCGAAGGCGCGCGCAAGGAAGGCTATGCGCAGGGCTACACGCAGGGCCAGACCCAGGGCTACGGCGACGGCCACCGCGAAGGCTACTCGCGCGGGCTGGAAGCGGCGCGCAACGAGGCCGCGCAGCTACAGGCATTGGCCACGAACTTCCGGGGCGCGCTGGCGGGCGTCGACGATCAGGTCGCGCGCGCGCTGGTGACGCTGGCGCTGGATGTGGCGCGCCAGCTGGTGCGCACCACGGTTGCCGGGGATCCCTCGGTGCTGCTGCCCGCCGTGCGCGAGCTGCTGACCAGCGAGCCCGCGCTGCAGGGGTCGCCCAGCGTGCTGCTGCATCCCGACGACGTGGCGCTGGTCGAGACGCACCTGCAAGGCGAACTCGAGGCCGCGGGCTGGACCGTGCGCCCGGATCCGACGGTGGCGCGCGGAGGCTGCATCGCCAGCGCCGCCAGCGGCGAGCGCGACGCCACGCTGGCCACGCGCTGGACGCGCGTGGTCAAGGCGCTGGGCCGCGACGAGCCGTGGGAGCCGCCGCATGACTGAGGCCGTCGCTCAAGCCGTCGCACCGGCCGTCGCACCGGCCGCACCGAGCCAGCATGCGCAACGCTGGATCGGCGCGCTCGAAACTGCGTCGGCCGGCATTGCCGGCCTCGACAGCAAGCGCAGCTGCGGCCGCCTGACGCGTGCCGCGGGCCTGGTACTAGAGGCCGTGGGCTTGCGCCTGCCGGTGGGCAGCGACTGCCTGATCGAGCTGCCCGCCGGGCAGTTCAGCGCCGACAGCAACGCACCCCGCACCGCCGAAGCGGAAGTGGTGGGCTTCGGCGCCGACCGCCTTTACCTGATGCCGCAATCCGACGTCGTCGGCCTGCTGCCGGGCGCCCGCGTCTATCCGCTGGAGCCGTCGCCGCAGCCGGCCGGCACCACCGCGCCGCGCGAGCCGGGCTCCAAGCGCCTGCCCGTCGGCGCGGGCCTGCTCGGCCGCGTGCTCGATGCCGCGGGCCGTCCGCTCGATGGCCTGGGCCCGCTGGCCGCGGCGATGGAAGTGCCGCTGGCCGGCGAGCAGATCAACCCGCTGATGCGCGCTCCTATCGAAACGGTGCTCGATACCGGCGTGCGTGCCATCAACGGCATGCTGACGGTGGGGCGCGGCCAGCGCATGGGCCTGTTCGCGGGCTCGGGCGTGGGCAAGAGCGTGCTGCTGGGCATGATGGCGCGCTACACCAGCGCCGACGTGATCGTGGTCGGCCTGATCGGCGAGCGCGGCCGCGAGGTCAAAGAGTTCATCGAGAACATCCTGGGGCCGGAGGGCCGCCGTCGCTCCGTGGTGGTGGCGGCGCCGGCCGATTGCTCGCCGCTGCTGCGCATGCAGGGCGCCGCCTATGCGACCCGGCTGGCCGAGTATTTCCGCGACCAGGGCCAGCATGTGCTGCTGATCATGGATTCGCTGACGCGCTACGCCATGGCGCAGCGCGAGATCGCGCTGGCGATCGGCGAGCCGCCCGCGACCAAGGGCTATCCGCCATCGGTCTTCGCCAAGCTGCCGACGCTGGTCGAGCGCACCGGCAATGGCCCCGAGGGCGGCGGCTCGATCACCGCGTTCTACACCGTGCTGACCGAGGGCGACGACCAGCAGGACCCGATCGCCGATTCGGCGCGCGCGATCCTGGATGGCCATATCGTGCTGTCGCGCAGCCTGGCCGAGTCGGGGCACTACCCCGCCATCGATGTCGAGGCCTCCATCAGCCGCGCCATGACCGCGCTGATCCCGCATGAGCAGTTCGCCTCGGTGCGCCGCTTCAAGCAGTTGATGTCGCGCTACCAGCGCAACCGCGACCTGATCAGCGTGGGCGCCTATGTGCCGGGCAACGATCCGGAGCTGGATCTCGCGATCCGCCTGCATCCACGCATGGAAGCCTTCCTGCAACAGGATATCCACCAGCGCGCCGGCTACGACGACGCCATCGCCCAGCTGCACAGCCTCTTCGACAGGAGTGAACATGGCCAAGCCTTCACCGCTTGATACCCTGGCGGACCTCGCCCAGAACGATACCGACGCCGCCGCGCGCGAACTCGGCCGGCTGCAGGGCTTGCGCACGCAGGCGGAGCAGCAGCTGAACCAGCTGACGCAATACCGCCACGAGTACCGCGCCCGCATGCAGGCCGTGGCGGCGGAGGGCATGACCTCGAGCCGCTGGCAGGACTTCTCGCGCTTCCTCGACTCGCTCGACCAGGCTATCCGCCAGCAGACAGCGGCGCTGGCCAAGGCCGAAGCCGACCTGCTGGCCGGGCGCAACCGCTGGCAGCACCAGAAGCGCCGCCTGAATTCGTTCGACACGCTGATCGCGCGTGCCGAGGCCAGGGAAGAACAGGTCGCCGCGCGCCGCGAGCAGCGCGCCAATGATGAATATGCGGCCCGGCTGGCGCGCACCGCCGCCACCCGGCTCGGCTAAGCCTGGACCGCAACCGGAATTCCGCAGCAGGACGACATGATCGATATCAGCCAGATTGTCAGCAACACGGCCAATGCCGCCAAGGCGGCTGCCAGCACGGCCGAGGCCGCCAGGCGCGCCGGCTCCGATACCGGCAACGGCTTCGGCGACGCGCTGACGCGCGCGCGGGAAGGCAGCCCGCAGCAAACCCCGTCAAGCAAGACCCGGGACGCAGGTGCTGCGCAGGACAAGTCCGCAAGCCACAAGCAGGCAGCACCGGAGCCGGCGCGCGCCGACACCAAGGCGCCGGCGGCGCCGGCGGACAAGCCGGCTGCCGCCGACAAGGCCAAGGAAAACGATGACAGCACCGTGGCCGCCGATGCCGCGGCCGCAGCCGCAGCCGCGGCGCTGGCATTGCTGTTGCCGGCAACGGCCCCGGCAGCGTCCGCAGCGGCCGGCGCTGCCGGCGCAGCGGTCGGCTCGGCCGCCGACGCAGGCGGCAGCACTGCCCTGCAAGCCGCGCTTGCCGGCGCCGCGCAGCCGGCGGCTGCCGACGCATCCGACATTGCCAGCGCCCAGGCGCAGGCGCTGCGGGGCAACGCCGCACTGCCCGACACGCTGCAGGTCGTGACCGCCGAGGCCGCGCCGGCCCAGCCTTCGGTCGCCGCCACGCTCGCCACCATCGCCTCGCAACGCGCCGCGATGCACGGCAGCACGCCGGCCGCCACGGACGCCAGGTCGGGCTCTGCCCTCGCGCAATCCGTGCCGGCCGCCGGCATGCCGGCGCAGCAGGACCACACCGGCCAGCAGCCCGACAGCGGCATCGGCCGGCATCGCGCCGATCCGCTTGCCGCCGCCAATGGCGCCGGCGAAGCGCGCCCGGCCGCCAGCTCGTTCGCCGCCGCGCAAGCCGCGGCGCGCGCCACCGAGGCCGCCACGGTATCGGCCAACGCCGACAACGCGCCGGCCCTGGCCGCCACGCTCGCCGGCCAGCACACGACCCAGGCGCCGGCGGCTGCCGCAGCCGCTCGCCCGGTGGTCGCCCCGGCGCTGTACGACAGCCAGTGGCCGCAGGCCCTCGGCCAGCAAATGATCCGCCTCAGCACGCAAGGCTCGCAAAGCGCCGAACTGCAACTGAACCCGCCCGACCTCGGCCCGCTGAAGGTCGTGCTCAACGTGGTCAACGACCAGGCACAGGCGCAGTTCGTCTCGCCGCACCAGGCGGTACGGGCCGCGGTGGAAGCGGCGCTGCCGCACCTGCGCACCGCGCTGTCCGAGAACGGCATCCAGCTGGGACAGACGTCCGTCGGCGCGGACGGCTTTGCCAACCAGGCCGGCAACGGGCAGCAACAGCAGCAGGCGCCGGGCAACGGGCGCGGGCAGTCGGCCTTCGGCACGGCCACGCTGGCCGGCACCGAGGCCGCCGCACCGGCGGAACCGGTGGTCCGTTCTGCACGAGTGCCGGCGCGCGGCGAGATTGATACGTTCGTCTGATTTTTTTGGTTCTTCGCCGATTTGCGGGGACGGTAATGCATTGCCCTTTGGGCACTACGGCGGCCCGAACGTGCCGGTAGTGTGCTCCCTCTCCCGCTTGCTGGAGAGCGTTGGGGTGAGGGCCGGCATGTCCACGAAGTGAAGCGCTGGACTTCGTTGAGGCTCCGGCCCTCACCCCCGGCCCCTCTCCCGCAGGCGGGAGAGGGGAGCAAACAGGCAGGAAGAGCAAGGGAGGTGTCATGCATTCAGGCACCACCGGAACACAATATCTGCTCGACAAACGGCCGGGATATGCCCCCTTTGGCCGCCGTATGACTTCCGTGGACATTCTTCAGCGAACGTCCACGGCGATCTTTCTCCATGCGTGTTTCCGAAGCGGTACCGCTTACTGGTTCTTCATCGCCTCGGCCAGCCGCGCAATGATCTCGCCCTCGCTCTTGAAGGCCTTCTGCGCATAGGCGGCGTATTGCTCGGGGTTCATGTAGTTGGTGACCATGCCGTACTGGCGCGTCACGTTCAGGAACTTTGGATCCTTGAGCGCATTGCGGAAGGCCTCGTCAAGCCGCTTCACTACCGCGGGCTTCATGTTCGCCGGGCCGATGATGCCGAACGGCGAATTCGACCACACCGGATAGCCGATCTCCTTCAGCGTGGGCGCGTTAGGGAAATCCGCGGCGCGCTTTTCCGACAGCGTCGCCAGTACGCGCATCTGCCCGTTCTGCACGTAGGGCAGCAACGTGTTCGACAACACGGCCACGTCGGACGAGCCGCTCAGCAGCGCGGTGATCGCCTCGGCGTCGCCCTTGTACGGCACGTGGGTCCAGTTCGATTGCGATACCCGCGCCAGTTCTGAAATGGTCAGGTGCTGGCTGCCGTAGATGCCGGTGGTGCCATAGCTGATGCCTTTCTTGTCTGCCTTCGCATCGGCGATCAGCTCCTGCATGGTCTGCCACTTGGCGTCTTTCTTCACCGCCACCGCAAAGTTGTAGTCCGCGATCATGGAGATATACGTCAGGTCCTTGAGCGGGTCATAGCGCATTTTCTGCACGTGCGGCAGGCGGAAGATCACCACGGGCGCCATGCTGAGCGTGTAGCCGTCCGGCTCGGCGGTTCCCATCTGCGTGGCGCCAAGCGTGCCACTGACACCGGGCTTGTTCTCCACCACGATCGCCTGGCCCAGTTCACGGCTGGCCGCGTCAGCCAGTGCGCGCGTCACCTGGTCGGTGACGCCACCAGCGCCATAAGGGACGATGAGCCGGATCGGGCGGGTCGGGAAGTCGTCGGCAGCCAGCGCCTGGGTACCAAGGGGTGCTGTCAGCGCGACGCCGGCGGCAGCCAGCGCGACGCGGAAGAAGCGACGTCGTTGCATGAGTTTTGTCTCCTGATATGTTCGCCGGATCTGCCATGTCCGGTCTGCGATATTGTCCGCATAGTATGACAATGCCGCCTGGGGCCCGGCTATCGGGAATCGGTGGATAGCGCCGGCTTATCTACCGATTTCATCGCCGGCATGCGCAGGCTGCATGCGGGGGCTGACGCGTCCTTCAGTGCGAAGTTGTTGATTTTCAGCCACGCGCGGTCCACCCTCAAGCCATGACCTTCGACCTCTTCGACAACCTCGACGACCCCGCCCCGGCCAACCCGGCGCCCGAGCCCCTGGCAGACGGCGCAGTGGTGCTGCGCGGCCTGGCGCGTACGAACGCCGAAGCCCTGCTCGCCGACG
This genomic interval from Cupriavidus oxalaticus contains the following:
- the fliG gene encoding flagellar motor switch protein FliG: MTTAKAISKEVSAGGLQKSAVLMMAIGEDAAAEVFKHLSQREVQELGAAMATLSSVTREEMADVLGEFRAETEQYLALNVDSSAFIRSVLNKALGEERAQSVIEDILESRDPGSGIDSLNWMDATSIAELIRDEHPQIIATILIHLDRQKSSEVLGLFTDRLRNDVILRIATFGGVQPGALQELTDVLTKLLAGQSLKRSRMGGVRTAAEIINLMSTAHEEAVIDGVRLHDGDLAQKIIDEMFLFENLLEVDDRGIQRVLKEIATESLIVALKGAPSELRDKFIRNMSTRAGEMLREDLDALGPVRVSQVEAEQKAILQVVRRLADAGEVQIGGGDDAYV
- the fliH gene encoding flagellar assembly protein FliH yields the protein MPMSDALPERGLNTQSAPNALSARRVVRGDPPDSAPVGGFAPFEPPRRARGGGAGWQRWQMGSLDPRDARSNAPEAPADLLPAEPAPPPIDFAALDAMREGARKEGYAQGYTQGQTQGYGDGHREGYSRGLEAARNEAAQLQALATNFRGALAGVDDQVARALVTLALDVARQLVRTTVAGDPSVLLPAVRELLTSEPALQGSPSVLLHPDDVALVETHLQGELEAAGWTVRPDPTVARGGCIASAASGERDATLATRWTRVVKALGRDEPWEPPHD
- the fliI gene encoding flagellar protein export ATPase FliI; this translates as MTEAVAQAVAPAVAPAAPSQHAQRWIGALETASAGIAGLDSKRSCGRLTRAAGLVLEAVGLRLPVGSDCLIELPAGQFSADSNAPRTAEAEVVGFGADRLYLMPQSDVVGLLPGARVYPLEPSPQPAGTTAPREPGSKRLPVGAGLLGRVLDAAGRPLDGLGPLAAAMEVPLAGEQINPLMRAPIETVLDTGVRAINGMLTVGRGQRMGLFAGSGVGKSVLLGMMARYTSADVIVVGLIGERGREVKEFIENILGPEGRRRSVVVAAPADCSPLLRMQGAAYATRLAEYFRDQGQHVLLIMDSLTRYAMAQREIALAIGEPPATKGYPPSVFAKLPTLVERTGNGPEGGGSITAFYTVLTEGDDQQDPIADSARAILDGHIVLSRSLAESGHYPAIDVEASISRAMTALIPHEQFASVRRFKQLMSRYQRNRDLISVGAYVPGNDPELDLAIRLHPRMEAFLQQDIHQRAGYDDAIAQLHSLFDRSEHGQAFTA
- the fliJ gene encoding flagellar export protein FliJ, which produces MAKPSPLDTLADLAQNDTDAAARELGRLQGLRTQAEQQLNQLTQYRHEYRARMQAVAAEGMTSSRWQDFSRFLDSLDQAIRQQTAALAKAEADLLAGRNRWQHQKRRLNSFDTLIARAEAREEQVAARREQRANDEYAARLARTAATRLG
- a CDS encoding flagellar hook-length control protein FliK, which encodes MIDISQIVSNTANAAKAAASTAEAARRAGSDTGNGFGDALTRAREGSPQQTPSSKTRDAGAAQDKSASHKQAAPEPARADTKAPAAPADKPAAADKAKENDDSTVAADAAAAAAAAALALLLPATAPAASAAAGAAGAAVGSAADAGGSTALQAALAGAAQPAAADASDIASAQAQALRGNAALPDTLQVVTAEAAPAQPSVAATLATIASQRAAMHGSTPAATDARSGSALAQSVPAAGMPAQQDHTGQQPDSGIGRHRADPLAAANGAGEARPAASSFAAAQAAARATEAATVSANADNAPALAATLAGQHTTQAPAAAAAARPVVAPALYDSQWPQALGQQMIRLSTQGSQSAELQLNPPDLGPLKVVLNVVNDQAQAQFVSPHQAVRAAVEAALPHLRTALSENGIQLGQTSVGADGFANQAGNGQQQQQAPGNGRGQSAFGTATLAGTEAAAPAEPVVRSARVPARGEIDTFV
- a CDS encoding tripartite tricarboxylate transporter substrate binding protein, which encodes MQRRRFFRVALAAAGVALTAPLGTQALAADDFPTRPIRLIVPYGAGGVTDQVTRALADAASRELGQAIVVENKPGVSGTLGATQMGTAEPDGYTLSMAPVVIFRLPHVQKMRYDPLKDLTYISMIADYNFAVAVKKDAKWQTMQELIADAKADKKGISYGTTGIYGSQHLTISELARVSQSNWTHVPYKGDAEAITALLSGSSDVAVLSNTLLPYVQNGQMRVLATLSEKRAADFPNAPTLKEIGYPVWSNSPFGIIGPANMKPAVVKRLDEAFRNALKDPKFLNVTRQYGMVTNYMNPEQYAAYAQKAFKSEGEIIARLAEAMKNQ